The genomic segment ATTTGGGTACGAATCGCCGCGCTACCGCCACCACTGGCCTAGCCGGCTCCTCGACCAAGATTTCGGCTTGTCATTGACACCGGACGACATGCTTACAGTTGTTGCGACGCCTATGATGTCGTCAGACTACTACAGACCTTGGAGGCAGCTAGCGGCCGCAGCGAGAGACATCGGCTCCAGCATCAAAGCCGACAAGGACAAGTTCCAGATCAACTTGGACGTGCAGCATTTCGCGCCTGAAGAGATCTCGGTGAAGACCGCGGACGGGTTCGTGGTGGTGGAAGGCAAGCACGAGGAGAAGAAGGACGAGCACGGGTACATCTCGCGGCAGTTCGTGCGGCGGTACGCGCTGCCTGAAGGCGCGACGCCGGACGCCGTGGAGTCGCGGCTGTCTTCAGACGGCGTGCTGACCATCACGGCGCCGCTGAAGGTGCCCGAGGCGGTCAAGGGTGAGCGGAAGGTGCCCATTGCGCAGACAGGACCTGTGCGCAAGGAAATCAAAGACCAGAGCGAGGgggaaaagaaataaaatacctaatgaatgtattattttcctttatttttaagactgataATTTACTCATTATGTGACTCTTCtagattcatatttttttaatattcctgtaacttttatttttaaataaattgaagttaccataattttaacttgttttgtttaatttccttattttattaatcaaatAAGAAAAGTCTTCCTATTCCGATccgaattatatttattcgtTATGTCTGCACAGCTACCACTGAACCGAATTCAATGAAACTTTAGAAAGGCTTTATTTTGGCAATTTACTTCGACTTAACCtacccatattttttttatttacttgatcGAAGGCAATTTATTAGCAAAATACAAAAGCGAAAGAACtccgtattattttattccacTGAGATTCATCAAAAATCTTTGACAAAAATACTAGATAAGTAGGTTTTAGGAGTAGCTGCCAACATTGCTAGCGAAtcggttcagctgttttgacATGAAAGTgaatcaaacaaacatacattactTTCAATTTCTTCTAGAAAAATATTACGGCCatggaaaattatattaagagacaaatctacatatattttagttgtttttctttttgtgacCAAGACCCACTTATGCAAACTTACGACAAATTGAAATCTCTCAATTTGACGCAAGTTTGTCAGTCAATCAAATTACCAGGTAGGCCAGGAAAAATGaactgaaaattatattttttcctattattttgtatcataaattttgttttaagtttgccattttattatattcccTTTTTGAAAAATGATTCTAAGACTAGGAGCAAAATTATGTCCTGTTTTAAAATCGTGCGTTAACCAAACGAGAAACATCAGACCCTCGATAAAAATTGATAAGGAAACATTCCAGCTCACTTTAGATGTACGACAATTTGATAAAGAAGAGGTCAGGGTGAAGGCGAGACCGGAATTCATCATTGTTGAAGGTAAACAAGAGCGGAAGACGAAAGATGGTTTTGTCATAAGACAATTTGTCAGAAAATTCAAATTGCCTATAGGATGTGACCCACAGACTATTAAAACCACGTTATCGCCAAATGGAATTTTAACTGTAACAGCGCCAAGGAAATTCTGCGAGAAAAATTTGCCCTGTGAAAGGATTATACCTATATCTGTGGGAGATGATGAAGAAATTGATCAAAAACTTATAGAACCTGAAAAACCTAGTAAAGAGGATCTGTGTGCCAAGTATATAGCAGATGATagaagtaaaactaaaacagatACAAATAAAGATGATAAAAAATAGCACGCCTTTTTTGCTTTTTGTTGATGTCGTTCTCTGTGGCGCAGAGGTaatgcgcttgtctgtgacaccggaggtcctgggttcgaatcccggcagggcatgatgagaaacgaactttctttaATTGGTCTGAGTCAGTGGATGTGGTTTTATAgagatatatttgtttatctacactaatattataaagaggaaaactttgtttgtttggttgtaatgaataggctcaagaactactggaccgattttaaaaattctttcaccattcgaaagctacattatccacgagtaacatagactatattttatcttggaaaaaaatagggttccataataaatttggatatttcggacacaaactgaaaaaaatcaaccaaaaagttacttattttgcgtacgctgcctaaattacaaaagatagaaccataaaatgtttaaatttattgtagatcttataaatatctacaaaaaagtccgcgacacactatacctatctatgtcgagtgaggcacaacaacctcatttttatttaaaaatcttaaattttttttggtctacatttaaacggttttttttactcatgctattaatccttatcaaaataaataatttcatcaataaatgcagtttatgtagataatatttggtcttttcattcaaagaccaaatattaaaattggacgtttggttttgaagttgtggtgaaattaaaatattacgatttctggtGCACGGCCCGGGACTGCAGGCAGAAGTGACACTTTTGCCGGGAGTAAGACTTAGTTAGCCGCTTTGtgggcggtcctttagttagttctaatagagatatatttagtatcggctgtgcatccgtgcgaaaccggggcgggtcgctagttataaaatataagtatcgttgagttcgtaactcgtaacacaagtctcaccttacttcgaggctatctGTGTAAACTGTCCCGTAAAACTACATTTTCAtaactatttttatgttacaCACAACCATAAAACGGattctttatattaattttaaggaagaaataaaaaaatattttgaatgcaaggttatttatatttttgacggAATCTCGGTAATGATGCCAAGTGTCTAATGGTACACACatcattgtttatttacaaaaacaatgatcttttttataaatattcctGCCACCTTTAATGTGAGTGGGCGTtggacaaaaatatgtatccGATTGAATCATTTCTCGCAAGCAAAAGCGTCGGTGGCAAAGTgattaaagtacctatttgaCTCTGACTCAACGAGCGGTCCCGCGTTTGAGTTTCACCGCAGTCATAAAAACAATGTGTctcgtacaaaaaaaaattcatcaaTGGACCTAAAGCCAGCCTAAAGTGCTTCTTGCCATGTGCCACGTACCTGTTTCTCTAAAGAAATGAGGTcgaaaataatactttatccTATCCCGCGGGATCTGAACCCGTCACCTGGACTGTGCCGGGGACATACGCTAACGCTAACGCTCGCTGAACTAAGAATGTTACTACCAAGTCATATATTTACAGGCCGTAGTGGAAAGATCTAGAAAAAACAGAAatctgttaaatatttttcttatatctGCGGCTACAAAATAGATTATTGTTTTGACAATTTTCCATAGTACCTTCGAGATTTTTCTCGACTCCGATAGATTACAAGGTCAATGACAAAAAACACAGTTTTACAAGTGCTGTGTAAGGCTGCTGTTGTTAACTGACAACAATTTTATCAGCGCCAATaagtatatcaataaaattatcgaCATTGTGACGAACATTCCgattcaatatataaatatgcgAATCGATATAATGTCATTGCACTCTGTCCGTATGACTAATGAACTTCAACGATTACAATTTTGCATCCAGAACTATCGAGACGATCTATTTCGAACGCATTACCTTGCTAACGTCACGCATTCTCAATATATAAACGATTCCCGCCCGAAAACTAACAGTACAGACATTACTGTGACAGAAATCGGACCAAAATGTCTCTCCTACCTTATCTCTTCGACTACGACCATCCTCGTTGGCCAAGACGCCTTCTCGACCAAAACTTCGGCTTAGCACTCTCACCAGAAGACGTCACATCGGCTGCAACTTTGAGCTCACCATTAATTTCGCGCCTAAAACCATGGTGGCCCGACGCGGGATCTTCAATCAAAAGTGAAAAGGACAAATTCCAAATCAACGTAGATGTACAGCATTTCTCTCCAGATGAGATCACAGTCAAAACAGCAGACGGCTACATCATCATTGAAGGCAAACATGAAGAGAAGAAAGATGAACACGGATTCGTTTCAAGACAGTTTTCGAGAAGATTCAAGCTACCTGAAGATATAAATGTGGATGCGGTGCAGTCC from the Amyelois transitella isolate CPQ chromosome 25, ilAmyTran1.1, whole genome shotgun sequence genome contains:
- the LOC106141456 gene encoding alpha-crystallin B chain-like, yielding MILRLGAKLCPVLKSCVNQTRNIRPSIKIDKETFQLTLDVRQFDKEEVRVKARPEFIIVEGKQERKTKDGFVIRQFVRKFKLPIGCDPQTIKTTLSPNGILTVTAPRKFCEKNLPCERIIPISVGDDEEIDQKLIEPEKPSKEDLCAKYIADDRSKTKTDTNKDDKK
- the LOC106137133 gene encoding protein lethal(2)essential for life-like, encoding MSLLPFVFGYESPRYRHHWPSRLLDQDFGLSLTPDDMLTVVATPMMSSDYYRPWRQLAAAARDIGSSIKADKDKFQINLDVQHFAPEEISVKTADGFVVVEGKHEEKKDEHGYISRQFVRRYALPEGATPDAVESRLSSDGVLTITAPLKVPEAVKGERKVPIAQTGPVRKEIKDQSEGEKK
- the LOC106137163 gene encoding protein lethal(2)essential for life-like; its protein translation is MSLLPYLFDYDHPRWPRRLLDQNFGLALSPEDVTSAATLSSPLISRLKPWWPDAGSSIKSEKDKFQINVDVQHFSPDEITVKTADGYIIIEGKHEEKKDEHGFVSRQFSRRFKLPEDINVDAVQSRLSSDGVLTVVAPKQTDVAKGERLVPITPTGPIRQVVDEASKDVIKS